The DNA sequence GGAAGCCGTGGCCTGGCGTGAGCAGCATGCCGCGCGGTATCTGATCGAGGTCGACGGCGGCATCGCGCCGGACACCGCCAAGGTCGCGCGCGGGGCGGGCGCCGAGATCTTCGTCGCCGGCCATGCGATCTACCGGCAAGCCAATCCCCAGATCGCCCTGGCCACGCTTCGCGACGCGGTGAGATGAGCTCAAACAGGTCAGTCTTGTAACTTCTTACTGTCCCCGGGGACAGTAAGGAATTACAAAGGGAGGTTGGACGGCTCTCGTCTCCCGATCGCCGATCCTTCTGCGGCCCACGTTGCTGTGCTAATGTGCCGCACTTCTGACGATTGGGGGTTCCGTGTTCGAAGCGCTCTCCAGTCGGCTGGAAGGCGTCTTCAAACACCTCCGTGGCCAAGGGCGCCTGACTCCCGACAATGTCCGTGACAGCCTCCGGGAAGTGCGTCGCGCCTTGCTCGAGGCGGACGTTCAACTTTCTGTGGCCAAAGACTTTGTGTCTGCGGTGGAGGCGCGGGCCGTGGGCGAGGACGTGCTCAGGAGCCTGACGCCCGGCCAGCAGGTCGTGGGCATCGTCCACGAGGAGCTGATCAAGCTTCTGGGCCGGACCCCGGTCACGCTCGCCGGCTCACCGCATCTGCCGACGGTGGTGCTGCTGGCCGGTCTCCAGGGCTCGGGCAAGACCACGTTCGCCGGCAAGCTCGCGCGCTGGCTCGGCCAGCGGGACAAGCGCTCGCTGCTGGTCAGTGCCGACGTCTACCGTCCCGCGGCCATCGATCAGCTCTCGCGCGTCGCGCAGGGAGCGGGACAGGCCTCGTGGCGGGCGGCCGAGGGCACGCCGCCGGTCGAGATCGCGCGCCAGGGGCTCGACGAAGCGCGGCGCCGCGGATTCGACTTCCTGCTGCTCGACACGGCCGGACGTCTCCACATCGACGACGAGCTGATGGACGAGCTGCAGGCGCTCAAGCGTGAGGTGCGCGCCCATCAGGTGCTGCTCGTGCTCGACGGCATGACCGGACAGGAAGCGGTGCGTATCGGCAAGACATTCGCGGAGCGGATCGGGATCGATGGGCTGGTGATCACCAAGATGGACGGCGACGCGCGCGGCGGCGCGGCCTTGTCGCTGCGCGCCGCGACCGGCAAGCCGATCCTGTTCCTCGGCGTCGGCGAGAAGCTCGACGGCCTCGAGCCTTTCGATCCTTCGCGGCTGGCCGGCCGCATCCTCGGCATGGGCGACGTGGTGGGGCTCGTCGAGCGCGTGCGCGAGGCCTTCGACGAGAAAGAGGCGGCACGCCAGGCGGAGAGGCTCCGCAAGTCGGAGCTCAACTTGGAGGACTTCCTGGAGCAGCTGCGTCAGCTCCAGAAGATGGGACCGGTCGAGGAGCTGCTCAAGATGATCCCCGGCCTTCCCAAAGCCGCGCTGCAGCAGGCGGCGCCCGACACGAAGAGGCTCAAACGCTTCGAGGCGATCTTGTCGAGCATGACCCCGGGCGAACGGTTGCGCCCGCGGATCATCGACGGCAGCCGCCGGAGGCGAATCGCGTCAGGCAGCGGCACCAGCGTTCCCGAGGTCAATCAACTGCTCCGGGACTTCGATCAGGCCCGGACCATGGTCAAGCGCATGCGTCACGGCCCGCGCGGATTCGCCGGGCTCAAGCGCGGGGGGCGCTGACGGCCTAACCCGCCGTTCACCCAGGGAGCCGCCCCAGAGGGCTCCCTTGCACGAGGAGTCGACATGGCAGTGGTGATTCGCATGATGCGCATGGGCGCCAAGAAGCGCCCGGCCTATCGCATGGTGGTGGCCGACTCGCGTCGTCAGCGCGACGGCCGGTTCCTGGAGATTCTCGGGCACTACAATCCGCTGGCGCAGCCCTACGAGCTCGTGATCCACAAGGACAAGGTCGAGCGCTGGTTGACGCGCGGCGCGCAGCCATCGGAGCAGGCCGCTTCGCTGCTGCGCTCGCTCGGCATCAGCAAGCCCGCGCCGCAGGCGGCGAGCACCGAGCCGAAGCCGAAGGCGAAGAAGACGGAAGCCAAGGCCAAGCGGAAGGTGCAGCGCAAGCCCTCCGAGCGGAAGACGCGCAACAAAGCCGCTCGCGCCGCCAAGAAGACCGCGAAGAAGGCCTAGCCGGGGCCGACAGATGACGCTCCCCGCCAAGCTCCGCATCGGCGTGCGCAGCGGCCGGCTCGCCGCCGCGCTGGCTCACGAGGTCCAGCATGCGCTGGAGCAGGCGCACCCGAGCCTCGAGGTGGAGATCGTGCGTGTCGCGGGCTCGGGGGACCACGTCCACGACGCGCCCCCGCGCGCCGGGGGCTTCACGTCCGAGCTGGATCGCGCGCTCACGACGGGGAAGATCGACGCCGCGCTTCACGACCTGCCCGACGTTCCGCGCGTGCGGCCGGACGCCATCGTGCTCGCCGCAGTGCCGCGGCGCCGCCACCCGTTCGACGTGCTCCTGACCAAGGACGGCCGCATCCTCGACGAGCTGGACGGCGGTGAGCGGATCGGCGCCTCGAGCGCCGCGCGCCGCTCGCAGATGCTCGCGTACCGCGAGGACCTTCGCGCCGTCTCGGCGCGCGGCAACCTCGAGACGCACCTGCAGCAGCTCGAGAACGGAGACTTCGAAGGCCTGGTGATGGCCGCGACGGACGCCGAGCGCTTGGGCTGGTACGAGCGCGTCAGCGAGATCTTCACCACCGAGGTGTGCGTTCCCGAGGTGGGGCAGGGCGCGCTCGCGCTCGAGGTGCTCGCCGACCGCAAGGACGTCATCTCGGCGGTGCGCTCGCTCAACGACGCCTCGTCGCACGGGGCCGTGATCGCCGAGCGCGCCTGGCTCTCGGAGCTCGGCGATCACGAGGACTTCCCGGGTGGTGCTTTGGCCAACGTGGTCGACGGCCGGCTGGTGATCGAGGCCGTGGTCGTGAGCCTCGACGGCCTCGAGGTCGTGCGCGACGAGGCCGAGGGTCCGGCGGCCAGCGCCGAAGCGATCGGGGCGAAGCTGGCGGTGCGGATGCTGGAGCGTGGAGCGCACGAGATCCTCGAAGCCCTGGCGGGCGAAGAGACCGAATGATGCCGTGCCGAACGGCGCGGCGCCGGCTCGCGATCTGCGCCGCGGCGCTGTGCGGGATGCTCGCGATCCTGGGTTGCTCGAAGAGCCCCGAGTCCAATACGGGTGGGCCGCCTCAGCAACGCTCTCAGGCGTTGATCGATGCCGGGAACGAGGCGTATCGCGCGGGGAACTTCGGGCTCGCGGCGCGACGCTATGCGGCCGCGGCGGTGGTGAAACCCGACGATCCGGCGGCCTATTACGGCATGGGGATGGCCCTCACCAAGCTCGGCAAGGACGAGGAAGCGCGGCGGGCTTACACCAAGGCCCGCGAGCTGACCCAGCAGGCGAACGCGCCGGGCGCGTCACCGCCGACGCCGTAAGGGGACGTCGATGCTCGATCTCAAGTTCCTGAGACAGAACCGCGAGAAAGTCGAGGCCGGCGTGGCCTTGAAGGGAATGGCCGTCGACCTCGGCCGCTTCTACGAGGTGGAGGCGCGCCGTCTCGCGGTCCTGCACGAGACCGAGCAGCTCAAGGCGCGACGCAACGCCGCCAGCGAGGCGATTGCCGAGCGCAAGCGCCGAGGCGAGGACGCCGCCGACGACATCAAGGCCATGCGCGACGTCGGCGACCGCATCAAGGGACTCGACGCCGAGCTCAAGCGTCTCGAGGAGGAGAGCGAGACCCTGGCGGCATGGATTCCGAATCTCCCGCATGCCTCGGTGCCTCCGGGAAGCGGGGCGGAGCAGAACCAGGTGGTGCGCACGTGGGGCGAGAAGAAGCGCTTCGATTTCGAGCCCAAGCCGCACTGGGACCTGGCCACCTCGCTCGGGCTGCTCGACTTCGAGCGCGCGGCGAAGATCTCGGGGTCGGGCTTCCTGCTCTTCACCGGGCGCGGTGCGAAGCTCGAGCGCGCGCTCATCCAGTTCATGCTCGACTTCCACGTCCGGAGTCACGGCTACCTCGAGGTGTCGCCGCCGCACGTGGTGCGCCGCGCGTCGCTGTTCGGAACCGGACAGCTGCCGAAGCTCGAGTCCGAGATGTACCTGATCGGGGAGGACGACCTGTTCCTGAACCCGACCGCCGAGGTGCCGGTCACCAACATCTATCGCGACGAGATCATCGAGCCCGGCAAGCTCCCGCTCTATCTCACGGCCTACTGCGCCTCCTATCGTCGCGAGGCGGGCGCGGCGGGCCGCGACACGCGCGGCATGGTGCGTGTCCACCAATTCGACAAGGTCGAGCTGGTGAAGATCGTGGCGCCGGAGAAGAGCTACGACGAGCACGAGTCGCTGGCGCGGGACGTGGCCGATGTGTTCGAGGCGCTCGAGCTGCCGTATCGCGTCATGCTGCTGTGCAGCGGTGACCTGAGCTTCGCGGCCGCCAAATGCTATGACTTCGAGGTGTGGGCGCCCGGAGTCGGGCAGTGGCTCGAGTGCTCGTCGTGCAGCAACTTCGAGGACTTCCAGGCCCGCCGGATGGCCATGCGCTTCCGTCGCGAGCCCGCGGCCAAGGCCGAGCACCCGCATACCCTCAACGCCTCGGGCGTCGCGCTGCCCCGCACCTTCGCGAGCTTGCTCGAGAACCACCAGACCGAGCGCGGCACCGTGCGGATCCCGGCGGCTCTGCGGCCCTATCTGGACGGTCTCGAGGAGCTGACGCCGGAAGTCTGACGTGACCGCCGGCGCTCCCTCCACGCGCGCGAGACCCGGACGTCCCCGCGACATCCACCGCCAGCGGTCGCGCTCCGAGCTCTTCAGGGTCA is a window from the Candidatus Eisenbacteria bacterium genome containing:
- the ffh gene encoding signal recognition particle protein is translated as MFEALSSRLEGVFKHLRGQGRLTPDNVRDSLREVRRALLEADVQLSVAKDFVSAVEARAVGEDVLRSLTPGQQVVGIVHEELIKLLGRTPVTLAGSPHLPTVVLLAGLQGSGKTTFAGKLARWLGQRDKRSLLVSADVYRPAAIDQLSRVAQGAGQASWRAAEGTPPVEIARQGLDEARRRGFDFLLLDTAGRLHIDDELMDELQALKREVRAHQVLLVLDGMTGQEAVRIGKTFAERIGIDGLVITKMDGDARGGAALSLRAATGKPILFLGVGEKLDGLEPFDPSRLAGRILGMGDVVGLVERVREAFDEKEAARQAERLRKSELNLEDFLEQLRQLQKMGPVEELLKMIPGLPKAALQQAAPDTKRLKRFEAILSSMTPGERLRPRIIDGSRRRRIASGSGTSVPEVNQLLRDFDQARTMVKRMRHGPRGFAGLKRGGR
- the rpsP gene encoding 30S ribosomal protein S16, translated to MAVVIRMMRMGAKKRPAYRMVVADSRRQRDGRFLEILGHYNPLAQPYELVIHKDKVERWLTRGAQPSEQAASLLRSLGISKPAPQAASTEPKPKAKKTEAKAKRKVQRKPSERKTRNKAARAAKKTAKKA
- the hemC gene encoding hydroxymethylbilane synthase, producing MTLPAKLRIGVRSGRLAAALAHEVQHALEQAHPSLEVEIVRVAGSGDHVHDAPPRAGGFTSELDRALTTGKIDAALHDLPDVPRVRPDAIVLAAVPRRRHPFDVLLTKDGRILDELDGGERIGASSAARRSQMLAYREDLRAVSARGNLETHLQQLENGDFEGLVMAATDAERLGWYERVSEIFTTEVCVPEVGQGALALEVLADRKDVISAVRSLNDASSHGAVIAERAWLSELGDHEDFPGGALANVVDGRLVIEAVVVSLDGLEVVRDEAEGPAASAEAIGAKLAVRMLERGAHEILEALAGEETE
- a CDS encoding tetratricopeptide repeat protein, coding for MPCRTARRRLAICAAALCGMLAILGCSKSPESNTGGPPQQRSQALIDAGNEAYRAGNFGLAARRYAAAAVVKPDDPAAYYGMGMALTKLGKDEEARRAYTKARELTQQANAPGASPPTP
- the serS gene encoding serine--tRNA ligase — protein: MLDLKFLRQNREKVEAGVALKGMAVDLGRFYEVEARRLAVLHETEQLKARRNAASEAIAERKRRGEDAADDIKAMRDVGDRIKGLDAELKRLEEESETLAAWIPNLPHASVPPGSGAEQNQVVRTWGEKKRFDFEPKPHWDLATSLGLLDFERAAKISGSGFLLFTGRGAKLERALIQFMLDFHVRSHGYLEVSPPHVVRRASLFGTGQLPKLESEMYLIGEDDLFLNPTAEVPVTNIYRDEIIEPGKLPLYLTAYCASYRREAGAAGRDTRGMVRVHQFDKVELVKIVAPEKSYDEHESLARDVADVFEALELPYRVMLLCSGDLSFAAAKCYDFEVWAPGVGQWLECSSCSNFEDFQARRMAMRFRREPAAKAEHPHTLNASGVALPRTFASLLENHQTERGTVRIPAALRPYLDGLEELTPEV